One Tachysurus vachellii isolate PV-2020 chromosome 8, HZAU_Pvac_v1, whole genome shotgun sequence genomic window carries:
- the mrasa gene encoding ras-related protein M-Ras, whose product MATSAVPSDNLPTYKLVVVGDGGVGKSALTIQFFQKIFVPDYDPTIEDSYLKHTEIDGQWAILDVLDTAGQEEFSAMREQYMRTGDGFLIVFSVTDKASFEHVDRFHQLILRVKDRESFPMILVANKVDLVHLRKVTNEQGCEMADKHNITYIETSAKDPPMNVDKAFHELVRVIRQQVPERNLKKKKKMKWRGDRAAVSPKLRCTIL is encoded by the exons ATGGCGACCAGTGCTGTGCCTAGCGACAACCTCCCCACCTATAAGCTGGTGGTGGTGGGTGATGGCGGTGTAGGAAAGAGCGCACTCACCATCCAGTTCTTCCAGAAAATCTTCGTTCCAGACTACGACCCAACTATCGAGGACTCGTACCTGAAGCACACCGAGATCGATGGCCAGTGGGCGATTCTGGACG TACTGGACACAGCAGGCCAGGAGGAGTTCAGCGCCATGCGTGAGCAGTATATGAGGACCGGAGACGGCTTCCTCATCGTGTTCTCTGTCACAGACAAGGCCAGCTTCGAGCACGTCGATCGATTTCACCAGCTCATCCTCAGGGTGAAGGATCG AGAGTCCTTTCCTATGATCCTCGTAGCTAATAAAGTGGACTTGGTTCATTTGAGGAAGGTGACGAATGAACAGGGCTGTGAGATGGCTGACAAACACAAT ATCACTTACATTGAGACGAGCGCTAAGGATCCACCAATGAACGTGGACAAAGCCTTTCATGAGCTGGTCCGAGTAATTAG ACAACAAGTACCGGAGAGGaatctgaagaaaaagaagaagatgaaatgGCGAGGTGACCGAGCCGCCGTTTCTCCAAAACTCCGCTGCACTATATTATGA